Within uncultured Methanoregula sp., the genomic segment CCGCGGCGCCCCCATCCATATCACGGTCTCCTCGTCCAATGCAGCGATGTACACGGATTTTTTCCACGAGAACCTGTATATTGTCGACGCATCTATTCTCACCATCCCCATCCGGAAAGACTGTGAAGAGGGCTCTTTTGATCTGGAACTGATCTCAGGCTATGGCGTGGTGAAGACCATAACCCAGGTCCAGGTTTTTCCGGCATCCCACCTGAGACCCACGGTCCAGGAAGAGATGCCCCTTCACCCGGTTGCGCACGGACGCCCCCATCTCCTGATGATCCTGATGGGAATCGCACTGATCCTCTACACCTCATGGTTCTACATGAACATTGAGATCCTCAATATCGCGGCCTTCATCATTCTCATCGTCGGGGCACTCTATACATGGTACCGCCAGGAATAGTGCTCGCCGCCCTCGTTCTGTGTGCTGCGCTGGTTGTGGACCGTCTCATTGGCGACCCGCACTCGGCATACCATCCCGTTGCCCTTCTCGGCCGGTTCATCGGGTGGTGGGGAAAACCCTCTCTCTATTCCCCCGGGTGGCAGCGCATTGCCGGGGTCCTTTTCTGGTTTCTGACCGTTGCCATCTTTGCTCTGCCGTTCTTTCTCTTCTCGGCTCTTGCCCCCTGGTATGTGTACCTGGTTTTTGCCCCGTTCCTGCTGAAATGCTGTTTTGCCTGGCGATCCCTTGAGGAGCATACGCTCTCGGTGGTGACGGCAGTGTGGGATGGTGTTGAAAACGGCAGGGAAAAGGTAAAGCTCCTTGTCTCCCGCGATACAGCTGCCCTTGACAGGGAGCATATCCTCTCGGCAGGTTACGAGTCCATGACAGAGAACCTGACAGACAGTATCATCTCCCCGCTCTCCTTTTTCCTGGTCTTCGGTCTTGCGGGGGCAGCGGTTTACCGTGCCGCAAATACCATGGATGCGATGCTCGGGTACCGGGACGAACGCGAACGGATCGGCTGGTGCCCGGCCCGGATGGACGATATCCTCAATTTTATCCCGGCCCGGATCACGGTCCTGCTCCTGCTCGTGTATTTTGGCCTGAAGGGCAGGTTCGGCCCCGCGTGGAGGATCATGCGGCGGGACGGGTACAGGCGCCCGGGATTCAATGGTGGAATCGTCATGGCTGCCATGGCCGGCGGAGTGGGGATACGGTTCGAGAAGCCGGGCGTTTATTCTATCGGTGATGGCGACCGGACGCTTGATGAAGGTGGTGCCGGTATCCTCCAGGCCGCCCGGGCGGTCACGTTTATGTTTGCAATTTTTGCCTGTTGCGCACTGTTTTTATTGGGATCCTTGATCAATAGTACACGTATATGAAACTGGAAGAACTGAGATTTGGCACTGAGCTTCTCAAGCGCGGCTTCGCATCCATGCAGAAGGGGGGCGTCATCATGGATGTCGTGAATGCCGAACAGGCGAAGATCGCTGAGGAAGCCGGGGCCGTCGCAGTCATGTCGCTTGAACGGGTTCCGTCCGACATCCGGAAAGCGGGCGGGGTCGCCCGCATGGCAGATCCCCAGAAGGTAACCGAGATTATCGAGGCGGTCTCCATCCCGGTCATGGGCAAGGTGCGGATCGGTCATTTCGTGGAGGCGCAGGTTCTCGAAGTCCTCGGCGTGGACATGATCGATGAGAGCGAGGTCCTGACTCCCGCAGACGAACAATACCATATCGAAAAGACCCGGTTCAAGGTCCCCTTCGTTTGTGGTGCCCGCGACCTTGGCGAAGCCCTCCGCAGGATCAACGAAGGCGCAGCCATGATCCGGACCAAAGGGGAGGCAGGTACCGGCAATGTTGTCGAAGCCGTCCGCCATATGCGCACGATCATGGGAGAGATCCGGATGCTCCGCGGCCTTGA encodes:
- the cbiB gene encoding adenosylcobinamide-phosphate synthase CbiB — translated: MVPPGIVLAALVLCAALVVDRLIGDPHSAYHPVALLGRFIGWWGKPSLYSPGWQRIAGVLFWFLTVAIFALPFFLFSALAPWYVYLVFAPFLLKCCFAWRSLEEHTLSVVTAVWDGVENGREKVKLLVSRDTAALDREHILSAGYESMTENLTDSIISPLSFFLVFGLAGAAVYRAANTMDAMLGYRDERERIGWCPARMDDILNFIPARITVLLLLVYFGLKGRFGPAWRIMRRDGYRRPGFNGGIVMAAMAGGVGIRFEKPGVYSIGDGDRTLDEGGAGILQAARAVTFMFAIFACCALFLLGSLINSTRI
- the pdxS gene encoding pyridoxal 5'-phosphate synthase lyase subunit PdxS, with the protein product MKLEELRFGTELLKRGFASMQKGGVIMDVVNAEQAKIAEEAGAVAVMSLERVPSDIRKAGGVARMADPQKVTEIIEAVSIPVMGKVRIGHFVEAQVLEVLGVDMIDESEVLTPADEQYHIEKTRFKVPFVCGARDLGEALRRINEGAAMIRTKGEAGTGNVVEAVRHMRTIMGEIRMLRGLDKQEMIDYAREIEAPAELVIECSERGRLPVVNFSAGGIATPSDAALMMQLGADGVFVGSGIFKSSEPERMAKAIVEAVNHFNDPKVIAKVSTGLGDAMPGLDIHKLRDDEVLQTRGR